A portion of the uncultured Draconibacterium sp. genome contains these proteins:
- a CDS encoding creatininase family protein yields the protein MKKVVTLLLLAVTSFVYAQDLSYRLEELTAPDFVKAVEKSSKTCIIPIGVMEKHGPQLPLGTDLYMSREYSLRAAEQEYTVVFPWYYFSQINEARHQPGTISYSPELIWKMLQETLDELHRNGFEKVIIVNGHGGNNAFLNYFGMAQLSEPRGYSLYWFRPEGDNEVDEKAEALTRHDPYDEHAGNSETSKMLATVPDVVHVDRAKQQSGIDQDRMNALKYVYTGIWWYASYPNHYGGEAWDAKAEAGELWINHTVDQLVEMIKLVKADTVVPALQEQFFKEAADPLKTKQ from the coding sequence ATGAAAAAAGTTGTCACTTTATTGCTGCTTGCAGTCACTTCGTTTGTTTATGCACAGGATTTATCGTACCGCCTGGAAGAATTAACTGCTCCTGATTTTGTTAAAGCTGTTGAGAAAAGTTCTAAAACCTGCATTATTCCTATTGGAGTAATGGAAAAACATGGCCCACAATTGCCTTTGGGTACCGATTTGTACATGTCAAGAGAATATTCGCTTCGGGCAGCAGAGCAAGAATATACTGTGGTTTTTCCGTGGTATTATTTTAGCCAGATAAATGAGGCGCGTCATCAGCCCGGCACTATTTCATATTCGCCCGAACTGATATGGAAAATGTTGCAGGAAACCCTGGATGAATTGCACCGCAATGGTTTTGAAAAAGTAATAATTGTTAACGGTCATGGAGGCAATAATGCATTCCTGAACTATTTTGGAATGGCACAATTATCAGAACCTCGTGGTTACTCACTTTATTGGTTTCGTCCGGAAGGAGACAATGAAGTGGATGAAAAGGCTGAAGCTCTTACTCGTCACGATCCGTATGATGAGCATGCCGGAAACAGCGAAACATCAAAAATGCTGGCTACTGTGCCCGATGTGGTACATGTTGATCGGGCCAAACAACAATCGGGTATTGATCAGGATCGGATGAACGCACTAAAATATGTGTACACCGGAATTTGGTGGTATGCCAGTTACCCGAATCATTACGGAGGAGAAGCCTGGGATGCCAAGGCCGAAGCTGGAGAATTGTGGATTAATCATACGGTAGATCAGTTAGTAGAAATGATAAAGCTGGTGAAAGCCGATACTGTTGTTCCTGCTTTACAGGAACAATTCTTTAAAGAAGCGGCTGATCCGTTAAAAACGAAGCAATAG
- a CDS encoding alpha-amylase family glycosyl hydrolase has protein sequence MINPDTSFIKKIESRLKFIYKDEYDKSILADLIHVISSYRINSSKGHKWDEKDVVLITYGDSVKTDDEAPLQTLRAFLSEKLNEQLTVVHILPFFPYSSDDGFSVIDFREVNPELGDWRDVEDLTKEYDLMADLVINHASSKSQWFKNFLKQHGKGKDYFITEDPETDLSQVTRPRNTPLLTPYETANGTKHVWTTFSADQVDLNFSNPDLLVEMMDILLGYIDKGARIIRLDAIAFLWKVVGTTCLHLPETHEVVKLMRDVAEFINPDTIILTETNVPNKENLSYFGDGDEAHMVYQFSLPPLLLHALHTGNSNYLSTWAKSLPQLDGDKTFFNFTASHDGIGVRPLEGLLPDDEKNTLVENMKGFGGRINYKSNPDGSQSPYELNITYFDALKGTHKGEDLLQAERFLASQICMMSFAGVPAFYIHSLTATPNYYEGVEKTQHNRTINRRKWELDELEKVLRSDTPQKKVFESLQQFILLRKKQAAFHPNASQEILDFGTDFFVLKRKAENQTILVIINLSDEEKEIEIPDGFTFDLISDSTIGSGKLKAYQCLWLT, from the coding sequence ATGATCAATCCCGATACTTCTTTCATCAAAAAAATTGAAAGTAGGTTAAAGTTTATCTACAAGGATGAGTATGATAAATCAATTCTTGCCGACCTGATTCATGTGATATCGTCGTACCGGATTAACTCCTCAAAGGGCCATAAATGGGATGAAAAAGATGTGGTTTTGATCACATACGGCGACAGTGTAAAAACGGATGACGAGGCCCCGTTGCAAACATTGCGGGCTTTTTTAAGCGAAAAACTGAACGAACAGTTAACCGTGGTACACATTTTACCATTTTTCCCGTACAGCAGCGATGATGGTTTTTCTGTAATTGATTTCAGAGAAGTGAATCCCGAGCTGGGAGACTGGCGCGATGTTGAAGACTTGACAAAAGAATACGACCTGATGGCCGATTTGGTGATCAATCATGCATCGAGCAAAAGCCAATGGTTTAAAAACTTTTTAAAACAACACGGAAAAGGGAAAGACTATTTTATTACTGAGGATCCGGAAACAGATTTGTCGCAGGTTACACGCCCACGCAACACACCACTTTTAACGCCATACGAAACAGCAAACGGCACCAAACATGTTTGGACAACTTTTAGTGCCGACCAGGTGGATTTGAATTTCTCAAATCCCGATCTGCTTGTTGAAATGATGGATATTCTGCTTGGTTACATCGACAAAGGCGCACGAATTATCCGCCTTGATGCGATTGCATTTTTGTGGAAAGTAGTTGGCACAACTTGTTTGCATTTGCCCGAAACACACGAAGTGGTAAAACTGATGCGCGATGTTGCCGAGTTTATCAATCCGGATACGATTATACTTACCGAGACCAATGTGCCCAACAAGGAAAACCTGAGCTATTTTGGCGATGGCGACGAAGCACATATGGTTTACCAGTTCAGCCTCCCTCCTCTTTTGTTGCATGCTTTGCATACGGGTAACTCAAATTATTTGTCGACCTGGGCAAAAAGCTTACCACAGCTCGACGGAGATAAAACCTTCTTCAATTTTACCGCTTCGCACGATGGTATTGGAGTTCGTCCGCTGGAAGGACTTTTACCCGACGATGAGAAAAACACTTTGGTGGAAAATATGAAAGGTTTTGGCGGTAGGATAAACTACAAATCCAACCCGGATGGCAGCCAAAGTCCGTACGAATTGAACATCACCTATTTTGATGCACTGAAAGGCACACACAAGGGCGAAGACCTATTGCAGGCGGAGAGATTCCTGGCTTCGCAGATTTGTATGATGAGTTTTGCAGGCGTTCCTGCATTTTATATTCACAGTTTAACGGCCACCCCGAATTATTACGAGGGCGTTGAAAAAACACAACACAACCGTACTATAAATCGCCGCAAATGGGAACTGGATGAGTTGGAGAAAGTGCTTCGCAGCGACACGCCGCAGAAGAAAGTATTTGAGTCGTTACAACAATTTATTCTGCTAAGGAAAAAACAGGCAGCGTTCCATCCAAATGCCAGCCAGGAAATTCTGGATTTTGGAACTGACTTCTTTGTGCTGAAACGAAAAGCGGAAAATCAAACCATTCTGGTGATCATCAATCTGAGCGACGAAGAAAAGGAAATTGAAATTCCGGATGGATTTACTTTTGATCTGATTTCGGATTCAACAATCGGTTCTGGTAAATTGAAAGCCTACCAGTGTCTGTGGCTCACTTAA
- a CDS encoding HAD family hydrolase produces MELNFRNDIKKWLDSSEKLQPIPTTFCPNLKTDSKEKIKAVIFDIYGTLLISSSGDIDQASLNKDNMRAAMEAGGFDFADCKEEACSFLLNQLQEQVKEQHEALKTKGHPYPDVDIFKVWQGMFEAAQNKGLLKLSGNESWSDTIMVFELLSNRVYPMPGMKEVLLEIKKMGIPIGIVSNAQFYTPIIMNYFLTGEFSTDQHINLFEEDLSVYSYKELRAKPDTALFEKFIPILNSKYNIEPSETIFVGNDMLKDVYTATKAGLRTVLFAGDERSLRLREDDERVKGMFPDFIIKDLQQLTKIIG; encoded by the coding sequence ATGGAATTAAACTTCAGAAACGATATAAAAAAATGGTTGGATAGTTCGGAGAAACTTCAACCCATCCCCACCACTTTTTGCCCCAACTTAAAAACCGATTCCAAAGAAAAAATCAAAGCCGTTATATTCGATATCTATGGAACCCTGCTTATTTCGTCGTCGGGCGATATTGATCAGGCATCACTGAATAAAGACAATATGCGCGCTGCGATGGAAGCTGGAGGTTTCGACTTTGCAGACTGTAAAGAGGAGGCTTGTAGTTTTCTGCTCAATCAGTTGCAGGAACAGGTTAAAGAGCAACACGAAGCGCTAAAAACCAAAGGTCATCCCTACCCCGATGTAGATATTTTTAAAGTTTGGCAGGGAATGTTTGAGGCAGCACAAAATAAAGGACTGCTAAAACTGAGCGGTAACGAATCGTGGTCAGATACGATCATGGTTTTCGAACTGCTGAGTAACCGTGTTTACCCCATGCCAGGCATGAAAGAAGTACTGCTGGAAATAAAAAAAATGGGCATCCCCATCGGTATTGTTTCCAACGCGCAATTCTACACGCCAATTATTATGAATTACTTTCTGACCGGTGAATTTTCAACCGATCAACATATTAATCTTTTTGAGGAAGATCTTTCGGTTTACTCCTACAAAGAATTACGGGCAAAACCCGATACAGCCTTGTTCGAAAAATTTATTCCGATACTCAACAGCAAATACAATATCGAGCCATCGGAAACAATATTTGTGGGCAACGACATGCTGAAAGACGTTTACACCGCTACAAAAGCAGGTTTGCGAACAGTGCTGTTTGCCGGCGACGAACGTTCTCTACGCTTGCGTGAAGACGACGAACGCGTTAAAGGCATGTTCCCCGATTTTATTATAAAAGATTTACAACAACTCACGAAAATTATAGGATGA